Proteins encoded together in one Benincasa hispida cultivar B227 chromosome 1, ASM972705v1, whole genome shotgun sequence window:
- the LOC120069897 gene encoding lanC-like protein GCL1: MSSVLKLASSQDDREGGGGGGGIEIPEKSILLPREAFLSAAVSLKNQVVDVTWNRRRNEEIGVDPTVYSGLLGTAVTCLRSYKATGNHQDLLLCSDIVDKCTVAARASHRHLTFLCGRGGVYAIGAVVSHYMGDPQKLDFFFNLFLQAAQEKALPIGPEEGGFGMSYDLMYGRAGFLWAALFINKHLGEQRLPHDLLMSVVDAVLAGGRAGASDNPDCPLMYRWHGTRYYGAANGLAGILQVLLHFPLSKEDADDVKGTLRYLMSKRFPHSGNYPSSEGNARDKLVQWSHGATGMGITLCKASQVFHEDREFRDAAIEAGEVVWKNGLVKEVGLADGVTGNAYAFLSLYRLTGETVYEERARAFGTYLYHSASKLVAARNQVEGDRLYSLFHGLAGTACLWFDLLEPEKSRFPGYEF, encoded by the exons ATGTCGTCGGTGCTGAAGCTCGCCTCATCGCAGGACGACCgagaaggaggaggaggaggaggaggaatcGAGATTCCGGAGAAGAGTATTCTTCTTCCTCGTGAAGCGTTTCTCTCTGCAGCCGTCTCTTTGAAGAATCAG GTTGTGGATGTTACTTGGAACCGGAGACGTAACGAGGAGATTGGCGTTGATCCGACGGTGTACAGCGGCCTCCTTGGGACGGCGGTAACCTGCCTGAGATCGTACAAGGCCACCGGGAACCACCAGGACTTGTTGTTGTGCTCTGATATCGTCGACAAATGTACGGTTGCAGCACGTGCCTCTCACAG GCACTTGACATTTCTGTGTGGTAGAGGAGGAGTTTATGCTATTGGCGCCGTAGTATCTCATTACATGGGGGACCCTCAAAAACTTgacttcttcttcaatctttttcTCCAG GCGGCACAAGAGAAAGCACTCCCTATTGGACCTGAAGAAGGAGGTTTTGGAATGTCATATGATCTCATGTATGGGCGAGCTGGGTTCTTATGGGCTGCCTTATTCATTAATAAGCATCTTGGAGAGCAGAGGTTACCCCATGATCTTCTCATGTCTGTAGTTGATGCTGTTTTAGCGGGTGGCAGGGCAGGCGCATCCGACAACCCGGACTGCCCTCTGATGTACAGATGGCATGGGACAAGATATTATGGTGCAGCCAATGGCCTCGCCGGTATCTTGCAAGTACTTCTGCATTTCCCACTTTCAAAAGAGGATGCTGATGATGTTAAGGGGACGTTGAGATATTTGATGAGCAAAAGGTTTCCACACAGCGGTAACTATCCCTCAAGTGAAGGGAACGCAAGGGACAAATTAGTCCAGTGGTCTCATGGGGCAACTGGCATGGGCATTACCCTCTGCAAGGCTTCACAG GTTTTCCACGAAGACAGGGAGTTCAGGGATGCTGCAATTGAAGCAGGGGAAGTAGTATGGAAAAATGGATTGGTCAAGGAAGTTGGACTTGCTGACGGTGTCACTGGCAATGCATACGCCTTCCTTTCCCTTTATCGCCTTACCGGAGAGACTGTCTACGAAGAAAGAGCCAGAGCGTTTGGAACCTACTTGTATCATAGTGCTAGCAAGCTTGTTGCTGCCCGAAACCAGGTTGAAGGTGACCGTCTTTACTCTCTTTTCCATGGGCTTGCTGGAACTGCTTGCCTTTGGTTCGATCTGCTTGAACCTGAGAAGTCAAGATTCCCAGGTTATGAATTCTAG